The following proteins are encoded in a genomic region of Rhinoderma darwinii isolate aRhiDar2 unplaced genomic scaffold, aRhiDar2.hap1 Scaffold_560, whole genome shotgun sequence:
- the LOC142723852 gene encoding fucolectin-4-like, with translation MILLSSVFLIGSLALALGCRLEPGASNIARNGEASQQSVYQHSVMGYAKKAIDGVKDTTYIKGSCTHTNAVKDPWWKLDLKQIYKISNVVLTNRQDCCAKRLMEAEVRIGNSPDNNNPVCGKVTSVAAATITFCCNGMEGQYVSVVIPGRTEYLTLCEVEVYGAPVNEC, from the exons ATGATTCttctgtcgtctgtgtttctgatcGGATCTCTGGCTCTGGCGCTGGGATGTCGTCTGGAACCTGGAG CCTCAAATATAGCAAGAAATGGAGAAGCCTCCCAGCAATCTGTCTATCAGCATTCAGTAATGGGATATGCCAAAAAAGCCATAGATGGTGTCAAAGACACAacttacatcaagggctcctgcACTCACACCAATGCGGTAAAAGATCCCTGGTGGAAGCTGGACCTCAAACAGATCTACAAGATATCAAATGTTGTCCTGACAAATAGGCAGGACTGTTGCGCGAAGCGGCTGATGGAAGCTGAAGTCCGAATCGGGAATTCCCCCGACAACAACAACCCAGT GTGCGGCAAGGTCACCAGTGTTGCGGCTGCCACAATCAcattttgctgtaatgggatggAAGGTCAGTACGTCAGCGTGGTGATCCCAGGACGCACAGAGTATCTGACGCTGTGCGAGGTCGAGGTTTATGGAGCCCCGGTCAATGAATGCTAG